The following coding sequences lie in one Fusobacterium simiae genomic window:
- the cobI gene encoding precorrin-2 C(20)-methyltransferase, with product MNNKFYGIGVGVGDPEEITLKAINTLKKLDVVILPEAKKDDGSVAYEITKQYMKENIEKVFVEFPMLKSLEDRENARKENAKIVQDLLDKGKNVGFLTIGDTMTYSTYVYILEHLPEKYLVETVPGISSFVDMASRFNFPLMIGDETLKVISLNKKTDIEFELQNNDNIVFMKVSRNFETLKQALIKTGNIDKIIMVSNCGKENQKVYYDIKDLTEDDIPYFTTLIVKKGGFEKWKKFTL from the coding sequence ATGAATAACAAATTTTATGGTATAGGTGTTGGGGTTGGAGATCCAGAAGAAATAACTCTAAAAGCAATAAACACCTTAAAAAAATTAGATGTAGTGATATTGCCAGAAGCTAAAAAAGATGATGGAAGTGTTGCTTATGAAATCACAAAACAATATATGAAAGAGAACATAGAGAAAGTTTTTGTTGAGTTTCCTATGTTAAAATCACTTGAAGATAGAGAAAATGCAAGAAAAGAAAATGCTAAGATAGTTCAAGATTTATTAGATAAAGGTAAAAATGTAGGTTTCTTAACCATTGGAGATACTATGACATATAGCACTTATGTATATATTTTAGAACATTTGCCTGAAAAATATTTAGTTGAAACAGTTCCAGGTATTTCATCTTTTGTTGATATGGCTTCAAGATTTAATTTTCCACTTATGATAGGAGATGAAACTTTAAAAGTTATATCACTTAATAAAAAAACTGATATTGAATTTGAATTGCAAAATAATGACAATATAGTTTTTATGAAAGTTAGCAGAAATTTTGAAACTTTAAAACAAGCACTTATAAAAACAGGAAATATAGATAAAATTATTATGGTTTCAAACTGTGGAAAAGAAAATCAAAAAGTTTACTACGATATAAAAGATTTAACAGAAGATGATATTCCATATTTTACAACTCTAATAGTTAAAAAGGGAGGTTTTGAAAAATGGAAAAAGTTTACTTTATAG